A single window of Legionellales bacterium DNA harbors:
- a CDS encoding AMP-binding protein: protein MQQRRALSTHVRSVHPAIGDIYDKLLHQTSKPIPCNFATQIVDHWSRDPDKLAIRCIDQDSAYHEDISYLDIVKRSRQIAHYFASRGLKKGSTVALMLGQRPAWWYSLAGLMRQGIATVPCPRLLTPKDLVYRINDLGINGIITAPELQGHIDAIRKDCPSLVSSVTTGTASTQWDSLTDIFDNNVTELEESLTTTEDPCLYLYTSGTTGQPKAVQHNHDYPFFHWPTGRRWLKATPEDLVYNASDTGWGFTVWITTAAWAMGAKLLITPTNRKFNAQAMLKTLHDQPVSIFCAAPTVLRLLVANKDFDRYRFPHLKRIVTVGEALDETVIKQFESRDIEIAVGFGQAETPLLMGRVDDQPHVSGTMGKPITPYHVAILDEQLEPLAPGNVGQIAVDLIKGSRGGIMRGYANAAEKTKKAFSPDGRYYLTGDWAKLRHDGLFAYQGRKDDLIKSRGYRIGPDEVEKAGMSHPAVAKIAIVGIRTNPDSLNVTVKAFILLKPDYTETPGLIKNIQAHIKQETGPYKYPRLVECLPLEEWEKYETTSGKIRRAGLREREERRLTESATLTDEESLHTFRR, encoded by the coding sequence ATGCAGCAGAGACGTGCCTTATCTACCCATGTAAGGAGCGTGCATCCTGCAATTGGCGACATTTATGATAAGTTACTCCATCAAACTTCTAAACCTATTCCTTGTAACTTCGCTACCCAAATAGTAGATCATTGGTCACGAGACCCAGACAAACTAGCGATACGCTGTATTGACCAAGATAGTGCTTACCACGAAGATATCTCTTATTTAGATATTGTGAAACGAAGCCGACAAATTGCACATTATTTTGCAAGTAGAGGACTTAAAAAAGGCAGTACTGTTGCATTGATGCTAGGTCAACGACCCGCTTGGTGGTACAGCTTAGCTGGATTAATGCGACAAGGTATTGCTACTGTACCATGCCCTCGGCTACTAACACCTAAAGACTTAGTTTATCGCATTAACGATTTAGGTATTAACGGAATTATCACTGCACCCGAGTTACAAGGTCATATTGATGCTATTCGCAAAGACTGTCCTTCATTGGTTAGTTCAGTGACAACAGGAACCGCAAGTACACAATGGGATTCTTTAACTGACATATTTGATAATAATGTTACGGAATTAGAAGAAAGTCTCACAACGACAGAAGACCCGTGTTTATATCTTTATACTTCGGGCACCACTGGCCAACCCAAAGCCGTCCAACACAATCATGATTATCCTTTTTTTCATTGGCCAACGGGAAGACGTTGGCTAAAAGCAACACCAGAAGACCTGGTTTATAATGCCAGCGATACCGGTTGGGGCTTTACCGTATGGATCACAACGGCGGCATGGGCAATGGGAGCTAAGTTGCTGATTACTCCGACAAACCGTAAATTTAATGCTCAAGCCATGCTCAAAACTTTGCATGATCAACCCGTTTCTATTTTTTGCGCAGCACCTACAGTCCTAAGATTACTGGTGGCCAATAAAGATTTTGATCGTTATCGTTTTCCCCATCTCAAAAGAATCGTCACTGTTGGTGAAGCGTTGGATGAGACGGTGATCAAGCAGTTTGAATCTCGCGATATCGAAATAGCCGTTGGCTTCGGACAAGCTGAGACGCCCTTATTAATGGGGCGTGTCGATGATCAACCCCATGTTTCTGGCACTATGGGCAAACCTATTACTCCTTATCATGTTGCTATTCTTGATGAACAATTAGAACCATTAGCTCCTGGCAATGTTGGCCAAATAGCCGTTGATCTCATCAAAGGAAGTCGAGGCGGTATTATGCGTGGGTATGCAAATGCTGCTGAAAAAACCAAAAAAGCATTTTCGCCGGATGGGCGCTACTACTTAACGGGTGACTGGGCAAAGCTACGGCACGATGGTTTATTTGCCTATCAAGGCCGAAAAGATGATCTTATCAAAAGCCGCGGCTATCGTATTGGACCTGATGAAGTTGAAAAGGCGGGCATGTCACACCCAGCCGTGGCTAAAATCGCCATTGTAGGCATTCGAACAAATCCCGATTCGTTAAACGTCACTGTAAAAGCCTTTATTTTGTTGAAACCTGACTACACTGAAACACCTGGCCTCATTAAAAATATTCAAGCCCACATCAAACAAGAAACTGGCCCTTATAAATACCCACGACTCGTCGAATGCTTACCGCTAGAAGAATGGGAAAAATATGAAACCACAAGCGGGAAAATTCGCCGCGCTGGATTACGAGAACGTGAAGAACGCCGTTTAACTGAGTCCGCAACACTAACGGATGAAGAATCTCTTCATACTTTCCGCCGCTAA
- a CDS encoding helix-turn-helix domain-containing protein, with product MAEKILTIKEVAAYLKVAEKSIYRLLAQEKFPGFKVGGTWRFRKSEIEHWINTQSIKMLDDKGSEDEKSE from the coding sequence ATGGCTGAAAAAATTTTGACCATTAAAGAAGTTGCTGCTTATTTGAAGGTGGCTGAAAAATCCATTTATCGGCTGTTAGCACAGGAAAAATTTCCTGGTTTTAAAGTAGGTGGCACATGGCGTTTTAGGAAAAGTGAAATTGAGCATTGGATAAATACGCAATCGATAAAAATGCTTGATGATAAGGGAAGCGAAGATGAAAAAAGCGAATAG
- a CDS encoding response regulator: MNIPKDNKQAKKEFTRLIKETESAKKIAHITKVFLKNITESLPQYVFWKDLKSVYLGCNKNFAQLVGLSTPEEIVGKTDADINWQPTGHTAETFQQGDQDTISGHPITNQEEVLVLPNGKTLITLVSKLPIVDEGKVIGIVGYFTDITEIKQKEKELIKARQQAEAANQAKSVFITNISHDIRTPLTGMIGMARIIFKELKNTQGQEAANNLLKAGNILLDLLNEVIEITKLDSGDLPVYEVKFSAKELIDNLAMLVTPSANEKNLQCTVDYDESIPNYLIGDQTRIHRILLNLMSNAIKFTEEGTVGISVKLAKEQERDVVLKIEVNDTGIGIPEDKQQIIFSRFHRLDPSYKGSYKGSGLGLSIVKQFIAEIDGEIYVDSEAGKGSTFTCVIPLKKTLLDEPENKTEIHFNEATVHELRPYNLNIMSDVGGQLALSPEKLPANTSEKAAKVLLVEDNKMAQFAAKNQLEEFGCDIDVADTGEEALTLLKKNQYDLVFMDIGLPDKSGCDVTAEIREWEKQHQRHTPIVALTAHIDESNKQQCLNVGMEKVLTKPLTDENAQTILKTFVYQAPDSSMVLGAEEKDVEESIPSIDLKLGAQLTGGNEAIAKDMLKMFVDSLPETEDNLKKSYETEDWDQLQFDVHKLHGGACYCGVPRLKDIARKLEDSLKSRDFEEIAQGYEDLIAEIQNVQLEYRKV; this comes from the coding sequence ATGAACATACCAAAAGATAATAAGCAGGCGAAAAAAGAATTTACTCGATTGATCAAAGAAACGGAGTCTGCTAAAAAAATAGCTCATATTACCAAGGTTTTTCTAAAAAATATCACGGAATCATTGCCGCAATATGTATTTTGGAAAGATCTAAAATCGGTTTATCTGGGATGTAATAAGAATTTTGCGCAATTGGTTGGGTTAAGCACACCTGAAGAAATTGTTGGCAAAACAGATGCCGATATTAATTGGCAACCGACAGGACACACGGCAGAAACTTTTCAACAAGGCGATCAGGATACGATTTCAGGCCACCCAATCACCAATCAAGAAGAAGTTTTGGTATTACCCAACGGTAAGACACTGATTACTTTAGTGAGTAAATTGCCTATTGTTGATGAAGGTAAGGTGATTGGCATTGTTGGTTATTTCACAGATATCACTGAAATTAAGCAAAAGGAAAAGGAATTAATTAAAGCAAGACAGCAAGCAGAGGCAGCCAATCAAGCCAAGTCAGTGTTTATTACGAATATTAGCCACGATATTCGCACACCGCTGACCGGTATGATTGGTATGGCTAGAATTATTTTTAAGGAATTAAAAAACACCCAAGGACAAGAAGCTGCGAATAATTTATTAAAAGCCGGTAACATCCTCTTAGATTTGCTCAATGAGGTCATTGAAATTACTAAACTGGATTCAGGTGATTTACCTGTCTATGAAGTTAAGTTTAGTGCCAAAGAGCTTATCGATAATCTCGCCATGTTAGTTACGCCATCGGCCAATGAAAAGAATTTACAATGCACTGTCGATTATGATGAAAGTATTCCCAATTATTTGATCGGCGATCAGACTCGAATACACCGAATATTGCTTAATTTAATGAGTAATGCCATTAAGTTTACCGAAGAAGGTACGGTTGGAATTTCAGTTAAATTAGCTAAAGAACAAGAACGGGATGTTGTGTTAAAAATCGAGGTGAATGATACAGGCATTGGTATACCGGAAGATAAGCAACAAATTATTTTTTCACGATTTCATCGATTAGATCCGTCTTATAAAGGAAGTTATAAAGGGTCTGGATTAGGATTATCGATTGTTAAACAATTTATTGCTGAAATCGATGGCGAAATCTATGTTGATAGTGAAGCAGGAAAAGGATCAACGTTCACTTGTGTCATTCCTTTGAAAAAAACATTGTTAGATGAACCCGAAAACAAAACAGAAATACATTTTAACGAAGCAACGGTTCACGAATTAAGGCCATATAATCTCAATATTATGTCGGATGTCGGGGGTCAATTAGCATTATCACCAGAAAAATTACCTGCGAATACAAGTGAAAAAGCAGCTAAGGTGCTGTTGGTTGAAGATAATAAAATGGCTCAATTTGCCGCAAAAAATCAACTCGAAGAATTTGGTTGTGACATAGATGTTGCTGATACGGGCGAAGAAGCACTTACTCTTTTAAAGAAGAATCAATATGACCTGGTTTTTATGGATATTGGGTTGCCAGATAAAAGTGGTTGTGATGTGACGGCTGAGATCAGGGAATGGGAAAAACAACATCAACGACACACTCCTATTGTTGCCTTAACCGCTCATATTGATGAAAGTAATAAGCAGCAATGTTTAAACGTTGGCATGGAGAAGGTGCTGACTAAGCCTCTGACTGATGAAAACGCACAAACTATTTTGAAGACCTTTGTGTATCAAGCACCAGATTCTTCTATGGTGTTGGGTGCTGAGGAAAAGGACGTTGAGGAATCAATACCTAGCATTGATTTGAAGTTAGGCGCACAGTTGACTGGCGGTAATGAGGCAATTGCAAAAGACATGTTGAAGATGTTTGTTGATTCCTTGCCTGAAACCGAAGATAATTTGAAAAAGTCATACGAAACAGAAGATTGGGATCAGCTTCAGTTTGATGTTCATAAGTTGCACGGTGGAGCCTGCTACTGTGGGGTTCCGCGCTTAAAAGACATCGCAAGAAAGCTGGAAGACAGTTTGAAATCTAGGGATTTTGAGGAGATCGCTCAGGGATATGAGGACTTGATTGCTGAAATTCAAAATGTACAATTAGAGTACAGGAAGGTATGA
- a CDS encoding helix-turn-helix transcriptional regulator, whose amino-acid sequence MEKRKELIVIGKNIRTLRKAAGFSQENFAIHIDMGRSFYGRIERGEQNISVLNLIKIALALDVEIAQILPTLSELKKGAFQ is encoded by the coding sequence ATGGAAAAGCGTAAAGAACTCATTGTTATCGGCAAAAATATCCGAACCCTACGGAAAGCGGCGGGTTTTTCACAAGAAAATTTCGCCATTCATATTGATATGGGTCGTTCATTTTATGGCCGAATTGAGCGAGGAGAGCAAAATATCTCAGTGCTAAACCTCATCAAGATTGCACTCGCTCTTGATGTTGAAATAGCCCAAATATTGCCAACCTTAAGCGAGCTTAAAAAGGGAGCTTTTCAATAA
- the pgsA gene encoding CDP-diacylglycerol--glycerol-3-phosphate 3-phosphatidyltransferase has translation MNIPNGLTLGRIILIPIFVIVFYLPFHWAHLMAAIIFALAAITDWLDGMLARYLNQISPLGTFLDPVADKLIVTTALVLLVGEPYLKFIAIPAAVIVGREIVISALREWMSEVGKRASVAVSVIGKVKTIVQMVALVTLVLYTKNGPTWILILGYIFLYTAAILTLWSMILYLKAAWADLTLQSK, from the coding sequence ATGAACATACCCAATGGTTTGACCTTAGGACGTATTATCTTAATTCCCATTTTTGTCATCGTATTTTATTTACCTTTTCATTGGGCACACTTAATGGCAGCGATTATCTTTGCCTTAGCTGCCATTACCGATTGGCTCGATGGGATGTTAGCGCGATATTTAAATCAAATTTCACCTCTCGGCACTTTTTTAGATCCGGTCGCTGATAAATTAATCGTTACCACCGCATTGGTGCTTTTGGTGGGTGAGCCTTATCTCAAATTTATTGCTATACCAGCCGCGGTGATTGTGGGACGTGAAATTGTGATTTCGGCGTTGCGGGAATGGATGTCGGAAGTGGGTAAACGTGCCAGTGTTGCGGTTTCTGTAATTGGTAAAGTGAAAACCATTGTGCAAATGGTAGCGTTAGTCACCTTAGTGCTATACACCAAAAATGGCCCCACGTGGATTTTAATTTTAGGCTATATTTTTCTCTATACTGCAGCCATTCTCACTCTTTGGTCGATGATTTTATATTTAAAAGCAGCTTGGGCAGACTTGACTTTACAGTCAAAATAA
- a CDS encoding N-6 DNA methylase: MKKANSKKIQNLSSFSWSIAEILRGDFKQSEYGKVVLPFVVLRRLDCILEPSKDAVVVAYENLPKGIDDHTKDMMLFGAVGGGLKVYNYNKLAFSKIRNQDPGDIHKNLLDYVTSFNASVRDIFLEKFLFTDQLKRLKDGGILWQVFDRFCQIDLHPDNVSNIEMGYLFEDLIRRFSEISNETAGEHFTPREVIRLIVDLLLINDAEALAGSGIIRTVYDPACGTGGMLALMEEAMKEYNSKIRVELYGQELNPESFGICKSDMLVTGHNPEQIAFGNTLTEDAHKDKKFHYMLSNPPYGVDWKKYQDPIKEEAQEKGMDGRFGAGLPRISDGQLLFLQHMISKMRDDEAGSRIGIVMNGSPLFTGGAGSGESEIRRWMLENDWVETIIALPTDLFYNTGIQTYVWMLTNKKDKNRRGKVQLIDASSERFWQSMRKSLGSKRREIPDQARDDIVKIYHEMLNGGGDWSDFSKIFEAEEFGYREIRIERPLKLNFECSEERLELLQQEKTFLKLSDTEQRELLAALNNKTLKQQFKNRDAFEKALKTALKKLSFKLTASLKKVILTALSEKDETADVCCDAKGNPEPDTDLRDHELVPLKEDWREYIEREVKPFVPDAWVDENHKDATDGKVGRVGYEINFNRYFYKYIPPRPVAEIDEELKQLESEIASLLKEVAS; encoded by the coding sequence ATGAAAAAAGCGAATAGCAAAAAAATACAAAACCTGAGTTCATTCTCATGGTCTATAGCTGAAATATTGCGAGGTGATTTTAAACAGTCTGAATACGGTAAGGTTGTTTTACCGTTTGTTGTTTTGCGTCGTTTGGATTGTATTTTAGAACCTTCAAAAGATGCAGTCGTTGTTGCTTATGAAAACTTACCCAAAGGGATTGATGATCATACTAAAGACATGATGTTGTTTGGTGCAGTTGGCGGAGGGCTAAAAGTTTATAACTACAATAAGCTCGCTTTTAGTAAAATTCGAAATCAAGATCCAGGTGATATTCATAAGAATTTGTTAGACTATGTAACTAGCTTTAATGCTAGCGTTCGCGATATCTTCCTTGAAAAATTTCTCTTTACCGATCAGCTCAAACGTTTAAAGGATGGTGGCATATTATGGCAAGTATTCGATCGTTTCTGCCAGATAGATTTGCACCCTGATAACGTTTCTAACATAGAAATGGGGTATCTTTTTGAAGACTTGATTCGTCGTTTTTCTGAAATTTCAAATGAAACGGCGGGAGAGCACTTTACACCTCGTGAAGTTATCCGCTTGATCGTTGATCTGCTGTTAATTAATGATGCTGAAGCGCTGGCTGGCTCAGGTATCATTCGCACTGTCTATGATCCCGCTTGTGGAACTGGGGGTATGCTTGCGCTCATGGAAGAAGCGATGAAAGAATATAATTCAAAAATTCGAGTTGAACTTTATGGGCAGGAATTAAACCCCGAATCTTTTGGCATATGTAAATCAGATATGTTAGTGACAGGCCATAACCCAGAGCAAATTGCATTCGGTAACACGTTAACAGAAGACGCACATAAAGATAAAAAATTTCACTACATGCTTTCTAATCCACCGTATGGGGTAGACTGGAAAAAATACCAAGATCCTATTAAAGAAGAAGCTCAAGAAAAAGGGATGGATGGGCGTTTTGGCGCTGGGCTACCTCGAATATCTGATGGCCAGTTGCTTTTTTTGCAGCACATGATTTCAAAAATGCGAGATGATGAGGCAGGTTCGCGCATTGGTATAGTCATGAATGGTTCGCCTCTTTTCACGGGTGGTGCCGGTTCCGGTGAAAGTGAAATTCGTCGTTGGATGCTAGAAAATGATTGGGTAGAGACGATTATCGCGTTACCTACCGATTTATTTTATAACACCGGTATTCAAACTTATGTTTGGATGCTCACGAATAAGAAGGACAAGAACCGTAGAGGCAAGGTGCAGCTCATTGATGCAAGCAGTGAACGATTTTGGCAATCCATGCGAAAAAGTCTTGGTAGCAAACGCCGAGAAATTCCCGACCAGGCACGTGATGACATCGTTAAAATTTATCATGAAATGCTCAATGGCGGTGGCGATTGGAGCGACTTTTCTAAAATTTTTGAGGCAGAAGAGTTCGGTTATCGAGAAATACGTATTGAGCGACCATTAAAGCTAAATTTTGAATGTAGTGAAGAGCGATTGGAATTGCTTCAACAAGAAAAAACTTTTCTAAAGCTCTCTGACACAGAGCAGCGAGAGTTGTTAGCAGCACTTAATAACAAAACACTAAAACAACAATTTAAAAATCGTGACGCATTTGAAAAAGCACTTAAAACAGCATTGAAAAAATTAAGTTTTAAATTAACTGCATCGTTGAAAAAAGTGATTCTTACAGCGCTTTCAGAGAAAGACGAAACGGCTGACGTTTGCTGTGACGCTAAAGGCAATCCTGAACCTGACACCGATTTGCGCGATCATGAGTTGGTGCCGTTGAAAGAAGATTGGCGAGAATATATTGAGCGAGAAGTAAAGCCGTTTGTGCCAGATGCTTGGGTGGATGAAAATCATAAAGATGCCACCGACGGTAAAGTGGGTCGTGTCGGCTATGAAATTAATTTCAATCGCTATTTCTATAAATATATACCGCCACGTCCTGTCGCAGAAATTGATGAAGAACTTAAACAACTGGAGTCAGAGATTGCTAGTCTACTCAAAGAGGTAGCCTCATGA
- a CDS encoding restriction endonuclease subunit S, with amino-acid sequence MIHNADKTLMDCIPSSWPRLRAKFLFRERKELSVDGSEELLSASHITGITKRSEKEVGMFLAETNEGYKIVKEGDAVINTMWAWMGAMGVSTIDGIISPSYGIYYPVVRDMEARYYDYLFRCQPFVTDVNRRSKGVWSSRLRLYPDAFLDMYLPVPDKDIQKQISDFLDIEIAKIDELIAKKQRLQSLIRPKWEVMIYNSLTNDDTQRVRFGFVTKRKQSNIIRQNDQNYIPLGLLNRGRGTFKKPETSGKDLGDSRFFWIERGDLILSGQFAWEGAVAYAGVDETGCVVSHRYPIYVGIRGVCTKYLFAFLRTEPGQFILSESSRGAAGRNRPLNTNLLEKEKIPIPNRKVQEAVGKLVDYEKQLSIRMTASIERLCEYKASLITEAVTGQLDIKSWKKGGNTDKRLDNIEEAMRT; translated from the coding sequence ATGATTCATAATGCAGATAAAACATTAATGGACTGTATACCCAGCTCATGGCCTAGGTTAAGGGCGAAGTTTTTGTTTAGAGAGAGAAAAGAACTGAGCGTCGATGGCTCTGAAGAATTGCTTTCTGCTTCTCATATCACGGGCATAACAAAACGTTCAGAAAAAGAAGTTGGTATGTTTTTAGCCGAAACAAACGAAGGTTATAAAATAGTTAAAGAGGGAGATGCTGTAATAAATACTATGTGGGCTTGGATGGGCGCCATGGGAGTCAGCACTATTGATGGTATTATTAGCCCGTCTTATGGGATTTATTATCCAGTAGTCCGTGATATGGAGGCAAGATATTATGATTACCTATTTCGCTGTCAACCTTTTGTTACAGATGTAAACCGCCGATCTAAGGGCGTTTGGTCATCCAGATTAAGATTATATCCAGATGCCTTTTTAGATATGTATCTTCCTGTCCCAGATAAGGATATCCAAAAGCAAATATCCGATTTTCTAGATATAGAGATTGCTAAAATAGATGAGCTAATAGCTAAGAAGCAGAGGCTTCAGTCTCTCATTCGTCCTAAGTGGGAGGTAATGATATACAATTCATTAACAAACGATGACACACAGAGAGTGCGCTTTGGTTTTGTTACAAAGCGTAAACAGAGTAATATAATACGCCAAAATGATCAAAATTATATTCCATTAGGGCTTCTCAATAGAGGCAGAGGAACTTTTAAAAAACCTGAAACTTCTGGAAAAGATCTCGGTGATTCTAGGTTTTTTTGGATTGAGCGCGGAGATTTAATATTAAGCGGACAATTTGCCTGGGAGGGTGCTGTCGCTTATGCAGGAGTTGATGAAACTGGTTGTGTAGTATCTCATCGATATCCAATTTATGTAGGCATAAGAGGGGTGTGCACAAAATATCTTTTTGCCTTCCTTAGAACCGAGCCTGGGCAGTTTATATTATCTGAAAGTTCTAGGGGTGCTGCTGGTAGAAACCGCCCATTGAATACAAATTTGTTAGAAAAAGAAAAAATACCTATACCAAATAGAAAAGTCCAAGAAGCTGTTGGGAAGTTAGTTGATTATGAGAAACAGTTATCCATTAGAATGACTGCGTCTATAGAAAGGTTATGTGAGTATAAAGCTTCTCTTATTACGGAAGCTGTAACAGGCCAACTAGACATCAAATCTTGGAAAAAAGGAGGCAACACTGATAAGCGCCTCGATAATATTGAAGAGGCAATGCGGACATGA
- a CDS encoding DUF3050 domain-containing protein — translation MTSHIQQLTQRLSPLTSQIVSHPLYSEIASIPQLRLFMEQHVFAVWDFMCLLKELHRRIVSTAAPWFPPRDALSANLISSILVEEEGDLTENGVDYASHYDIYIHGMDNINADTRPIKQLQSLLMNGSNITEALEQLSLKTSTKEFVLTTFSFFEGEVHELAAAFVYGREGITAAMFSPLIKQLEVEMNHRNQQQLSTLIYYFKRHIELDNHDHFPKALKMLSNLVNGDEKKLKEAENAAIKALTARVHFLTGIQNLLHQQQKVDVIAQVT, via the coding sequence ATGACAAGTCACATCCAGCAACTGACTCAACGGTTGTCACCACTAACTTCACAAATTGTGTCGCATCCACTTTATAGTGAAATTGCTTCCATCCCCCAATTACGTTTATTTATGGAGCAGCATGTATTTGCTGTGTGGGATTTTATGTGTTTGCTCAAGGAATTGCATCGACGCATTGTCTCGACTGCTGCTCCCTGGTTCCCTCCGAGGGATGCTTTGAGTGCTAATCTGATCAGTAGTATTTTGGTTGAGGAAGAAGGTGATCTTACTGAGAATGGGGTCGATTATGCTAGTCATTATGATATTTATATTCATGGGATGGACAACATTAATGCGGATACTCGGCCTATAAAGCAATTACAGTCTCTCTTAATGAATGGAAGTAACATTACTGAAGCGCTTGAACAACTATCCTTAAAAACAAGCACAAAGGAATTTGTTTTAACCACATTTAGTTTTTTTGAGGGCGAGGTTCATGAGTTAGCGGCTGCTTTTGTTTATGGTCGTGAAGGAATTACTGCTGCTATGTTTTCACCTTTAATTAAGCAGCTTGAAGTAGAAATGAATCATCGTAATCAGCAACAATTAAGTACCCTAATTTATTATTTTAAGCGTCATATTGAACTAGACAATCATGATCATTTTCCTAAAGCGCTTAAGATGCTATCCAATCTTGTGAATGGCGATGAGAAAAAATTAAAAGAAGCAGAAAACGCTGCTATAAAGGCATTAACGGCAAGAGTTCATTTTTTAACAGGAATTCAAAATTTATTGCATCAACAACAGAAGGTTGATGTTATTGCCCAAGTGACTTAA